From a region of the Megalops cyprinoides isolate fMegCyp1 chromosome 13, fMegCyp1.pri, whole genome shotgun sequence genome:
- the fadd gene encoding protein FADD: MDPFSPVLLKISEGLTADNVEAMKFLCPGVGKKKLEKINSGIQLFQCLREMNKIGADNTEFLRQLLTHIKRDDLVDILDNFESCGAGPQDDQPEPEEQRKLDIAVDVISEHLGRNWRMYGRKLGITDSRLDHIREKYPFDLQEQVVELLREWRKLKKAEAKVDALISALRLLNLNFTADLVEKELSSRQ; encoded by the exons ATGGACCCGTTTTCTCCTGTGTTACTTAAGATTTCGGAGGGTCTTACAGCAGATAATGTTGAGGCGATGAAGTTTTTGTGTCCGGGTGTAGGGAAGAAAAAACTCGAGAAAATCAACAGCGGGATTCAACTTTTCCAATGCCTACGAGAAATGAACAAGATAGGGGCTGACAACACGGAATTCCTCCGACAGCTCTTAACACACATCAAAAGGGACGATCTCGTTGACATATTAGACAATTTTGAAAGCTGTGGAGCGGGACCACAGGATGATCAACCGGAACCTGAGGAGCAGA GAAAACTGGACATTGCAGTAGACGTCATTTCTGAACACTTGGGAAGGAACTGGCGGATGTATGGTCGAAAACTTGGTATTACAGACTCAAGACTGGACCATATAAGAGAAAAATATCCATTCGATCTGCAGGAGCAGGTGGTGGAACTTTTGAGGGAGTGGCGAAAACTGAAAAAGGCTGAGGCCAAGGTTGACGCTTTGATAAGTGCGCTTCGCTTGTTGAACTTGAACTTCACCGCTGATCTTGTTGAGAAAGAGCTCTCTTCAAGACAGTGA